One Paraglaciecola mesophila genomic region harbors:
- a CDS encoding LacI family DNA-binding transcriptional regulator, translating into MAKVRLVDVAQLASVSKSTVSQYLNGRFDYMSKETQIRIRAAIKELDYVPNPIARNLKADKTKTIGVIVRDITGFDTSRTIRGVDDFCKNNDYNALIYNTDFDPETEAKSLEALYQMRVDGIIIASSGKNNQLIAQYIKKGLPIVHFQLEHDGSEKNLILSDYRQAAFDATEYLINLGHKRICFMTQDFKNVKSRNERYLGYVTALEKHNISLEPELIQYWQRETGFEQSPKSMLESTAAPTAFFTQHLAITTELLTHLNQENIGIPDDVSLIGFDDIPMAEFFKVPVTVIKQEPYIIGKEAAKLLLENINDKDRHSQKIMISCSITQRQSCSALKSD; encoded by the coding sequence ATGGCAAAAGTCAGACTAGTCGATGTTGCTCAGCTTGCTTCAGTATCAAAAAGTACGGTTTCTCAATACCTTAACGGCCGTTTTGACTATATGTCGAAAGAAACGCAAATACGTATTCGCGCAGCCATTAAAGAATTAGATTATGTGCCCAATCCCATTGCCAGAAATCTAAAGGCAGATAAAACCAAAACCATAGGCGTGATAGTGCGAGATATCACGGGGTTTGATACCAGCAGAACGATTCGCGGAGTCGACGATTTTTGCAAAAATAACGATTATAACGCGCTTATTTACAACACAGATTTCGACCCCGAGACCGAAGCAAAATCCCTCGAAGCCCTTTATCAAATGCGGGTAGACGGCATTATCATCGCGTCTTCCGGTAAGAATAATCAACTTATTGCACAGTACATCAAAAAAGGCTTACCGATAGTGCATTTTCAGCTTGAACACGATGGCAGTGAGAAAAATCTTATCTTGTCTGACTATCGCCAAGCCGCGTTTGATGCCACAGAATATTTGATTAACCTAGGGCACAAGCGAATCTGTTTTATGACGCAAGACTTCAAAAACGTGAAGTCGAGAAATGAGCGCTATTTAGGCTACGTGACCGCACTAGAAAAACATAATATTAGCCTAGAGCCAGAGTTGATTCAGTACTGGCAAAGAGAAACCGGTTTTGAGCAATCACCAAAGAGTATGCTTGAATCAACGGCCGCACCCACCGCATTTTTCACCCAACATTTAGCGATCACCACCGAGCTGCTAACCCACTTAAACCAAGAGAACATCGGGATTCCAGACGATGTATCTCTTATAGGTTTCGATGATATTCCCATGGCTGAATTCTTCAAAGTGCCAGTGACGGTTATCAAACAAGAACCTTACATCATTGGCAAAGAAGCCGCCAAACTACTGCTAGAAAACATAAACGACAAAGACAGACACTCGCAAAAAATCATGATCTCCTGCTCTATCACCCAAAGGCAATCCTGCTCTGCCCTGAAGAGCGATTAA
- a CDS encoding N-6 DNA methylase gives MKQHAIQLVKDVIEKTESSQNEYQLQHEIEQSFKELSQNLQSSWKPCPIQRRVPNGKGGYKWVDSAHGAVIIEYEPPKSFNKKNNAKCKHAKKQAEEYADLLHRDEGRELSDYTMVAWDGESIVFGRYNLSGIPDWESLQVFDQKAATRLIQELLNNGTPLVSALLLKEVVGPDSIYGQQLIPMFFDAIVDADAGGTSKEKLLYTEWNRLFGQVVGIQPDGMRNLIERQSTHHGTDYAKNISAYLFSLNSYIALLAKIVAACALPGSTQNILNTTIDVQERINSMETGKLFKNAGISNMYAGDFFSWYLEDDNWTEFAKVIDSLLVELSIVDFEISKKRPESTRDLFKGIYEGFVPRELRHALGEFYTPDWLAEHGLDVIDWDLEADLLDPTCGSGTFLLEAIRRRRVAKPEADANELLSGLYGIDLNPLAVLSAKGSIVTFIAPYLNPHKPVTIPVYMADAINTANIQPDGCYEYNLLTDKGEKLFRIPEKLILDTEFYSVFQQLKQWIMADLPANKILEHLLKTLEPLALNKNEETALSNAVNTLVELHEEGWDGIWCSILAERFRAGSISPVKYICGNPPWVKWSHLPRAYVRAVNDKCRSMGVFSSDKWVGGIESDISTVITFETIRKYLKDGGRLGFFITGTVFSNESSEGFRRFKIDEGRINCAVTLVEDYNAIKPFDGVSNFPALLVVERGENTKYPITYKKWSAKDAKNKTIRSFSDASDFRGKAKNENLFAKPAPGGENDSRPWLIATKKEHKVFKYVFNEGKSHYVARKGITTDRHAIFWVDILDQEVTNGNVTIRNRVQEGRTKGIPEITDVVEAEHIFPMLRGKDVTKFRAVPTPFHSLVPQREMHGDPDLPFNYPKTYQFLEQFKEQLKVRSSLKRFQKNKPYYSLWSTGDYTFSPYKVLWREMNSKTFFAAYIGPVEDKILGEKVVVPDHKLYFIPVETEDHAAFLTGFLNSTYVAKAVMAYGSLLSLGSSVAEYLKIPEFDDMDSDHLAISEIARIATMSGGDISEEEQKELDDLVNEVLGIK, from the coding sequence ATGAAACAACATGCAATCCAGTTAGTTAAGGATGTTATTGAAAAAACTGAAAGCTCGCAAAACGAGTATCAGTTGCAGCACGAAATTGAGCAATCTTTCAAAGAACTAAGTCAGAACCTACAAAGTTCATGGAAGCCATGTCCTATACAGCGCAGAGTACCCAATGGAAAAGGGGGCTATAAGTGGGTAGATTCGGCTCATGGTGCAGTGATTATCGAATACGAACCTCCAAAGAGTTTCAATAAAAAGAATAATGCAAAATGTAAGCATGCTAAAAAACAGGCCGAAGAATATGCAGATCTATTACACCGTGATGAAGGTAGAGAACTATCTGATTACACAATGGTGGCATGGGATGGTGAAAGCATTGTGTTTGGACGTTACAACCTCTCAGGTATTCCAGATTGGGAATCCTTGCAAGTATTCGATCAAAAGGCCGCCACTAGGCTAATTCAGGAGTTATTGAACAACGGAACGCCACTTGTATCAGCGCTCCTATTAAAAGAGGTTGTTGGTCCTGATTCTATTTACGGACAGCAACTCATTCCAATGTTTTTTGATGCTATTGTGGACGCAGATGCAGGTGGAACCTCAAAAGAAAAGCTTCTCTATACCGAATGGAATCGTCTATTCGGTCAAGTCGTCGGTATTCAGCCGGATGGAATGAGAAACTTGATAGAGCGTCAAAGTACCCATCATGGAACAGACTACGCAAAAAATATTTCCGCCTACCTATTTTCGCTTAATAGTTATATCGCACTATTAGCCAAAATAGTCGCAGCCTGCGCTTTGCCTGGTTCAACCCAAAACATTCTAAATACTACCATTGATGTTCAAGAAAGGATTAATTCAATGGAAACGGGGAAATTGTTCAAGAACGCTGGCATATCAAATATGTATGCCGGTGATTTCTTTTCCTGGTATTTAGAAGATGACAACTGGACGGAGTTTGCAAAGGTAATAGACAGCTTACTGGTTGAACTTTCAATAGTGGACTTTGAGATAAGCAAAAAACGGCCAGAAAGTACCAGAGATTTGTTTAAAGGAATTTATGAGGGGTTTGTTCCTCGCGAGCTTCGGCACGCGCTTGGAGAATTCTATACACCAGACTGGCTGGCAGAGCATGGGCTAGATGTCATTGATTGGGATCTTGAAGCAGATTTACTTGACCCTACATGTGGATCTGGAACATTTTTACTTGAGGCGATTAGAAGAAGAAGGGTTGCAAAACCCGAGGCTGATGCAAATGAGCTATTGTCGGGACTATACGGAATAGACCTTAATCCGCTTGCTGTTTTGAGCGCTAAAGGTTCGATAGTGACTTTTATTGCACCATATTTGAATCCTCACAAACCAGTGACTATTCCAGTTTATATGGCTGATGCAATCAATACAGCCAACATTCAACCTGATGGCTGTTATGAATACAATCTTCTGACTGATAAAGGCGAAAAGCTCTTCCGAATTCCAGAGAAACTAATACTAGATACAGAGTTTTATTCTGTATTTCAGCAGCTTAAACAATGGATAATGGCAGATTTACCAGCCAACAAGATACTAGAGCATCTTCTTAAAACATTAGAACCGCTCGCGTTAAATAAAAATGAAGAAACTGCACTGTCAAATGCAGTTAATACGTTAGTAGAACTTCATGAAGAGGGCTGGGATGGAATATGGTGCTCAATTCTTGCAGAACGCTTCAGGGCGGGTTCAATATCTCCGGTTAAATACATTTGTGGCAATCCTCCTTGGGTTAAATGGAGCCACTTACCAAGAGCCTATGTCAGAGCCGTTAATGATAAATGCCGAAGTATGGGAGTCTTTAGCTCTGATAAATGGGTTGGTGGCATCGAATCTGATATTTCTACCGTCATCACCTTTGAGACTATTCGAAAATATCTGAAGGACGGTGGAAGACTTGGATTTTTCATAACAGGCACTGTTTTTTCAAATGAATCTAGTGAGGGCTTCAGACGCTTTAAAATTGATGAGGGACGTATCAATTGCGCAGTAACTCTGGTGGAAGATTATAACGCCATTAAGCCATTTGATGGTGTCAGTAACTTTCCGGCGTTACTGGTTGTTGAACGTGGCGAAAATACTAAGTATCCAATTACTTACAAAAAATGGTCGGCGAAAGACGCTAAAAATAAAACCATCCGCTCTTTTTCAGATGCTTCCGATTTTCGTGGGAAGGCAAAAAATGAAAACCTGTTTGCAAAGCCCGCCCCTGGCGGAGAAAACGATTCCCGTCCATGGCTAATTGCAACGAAGAAAGAGCACAAGGTGTTTAAATATGTGTTTAATGAAGGAAAAAGCCACTACGTAGCTAGAAAAGGTATTACAACCGACAGACACGCCATATTTTGGGTAGACATCCTGGACCAGGAAGTGACCAATGGTAACGTGACTATCCGAAACAGAGTGCAGGAGGGACGTACAAAGGGAATACCCGAAATTACTGATGTCGTAGAAGCAGAGCACATTTTCCCTATGCTCAGAGGAAAGGATGTAACAAAGTTCAGGGCCGTTCCAACACCGTTTCATTCTCTCGTACCGCAACGAGAGATGCATGGAGATCCTGATCTGCCATTCAACTACCCAAAAACTTACCAGTTCTTAGAGCAATTTAAAGAACAATTAAAAGTTCGATCCAGTTTAAAACGGTTCCAGAAGAACAAACCATATTATTCCCTCTGGAGTACAGGCGACTATACGTTTTCACCGTATAAAGTGTTGTGGCGGGAAATGAACAGCAAAACGTTTTTCGCCGCCTATATTGGTCCTGTAGAGGACAAAATTTTGGGTGAAAAAGTTGTTGTGCCTGACCATAAACTCTACTTTATCCCAGTGGAAACAGAAGATCATGCCGCGTTTCTGACAGGCTTTCTCAATTCAACCTATGTTGCCAAAGCTGTTATGGCTTACGGGTCGCTATTGAGTCTGGGGTCCAGCGTAGCAGAATACCTCAAAATTCCTGAGTTCGACGATATGGATAGTGATCACCTGGCTATTAGCGAGATCGCCCGTATTGCAACAATGTCCGGTGGTGATATTTCGGAAGAAGAACAAAAAGAACTTGATGATTTAGTTAACGAGGTATTGGGAATTAAGTAA
- a CDS encoding GGDEF domain-containing protein, whose amino-acid sequence MSLTMMILRAANRGEKYLVDWAIAGIFFISSNILAIFSLDFDLPTTVHPAMGNAFYLAAHAAIYSGINKCINGRSTWTLTLAVFLIPIPLHHIPLVAESVEVRILIFYPMIFALNASALVALWRRRNDKVGKAYWPLMVVLSLFIAQLIIRAVLMFAENVRLEFIGNQFMQTSGNLAIIGFIFLLTISFAIIVFWKKEVTLREASVTDYLTKWLNRSALSSIAQKEYSLSQRTRRNFGFVMFDIDHFKHVNDQHGHATGDQVLIEISRVAKSLMRNFDHCFRLGGEEFAILVSDTNTNELYAIAERIRKTVEQTTFTTYNGPLYITVSIGFALSTDADESWESSLERADKALYHSKETGRNKTSGETQSEDFYSLTLQHVQLP is encoded by the coding sequence ATGTCACTCACCATGATGATTTTGCGCGCAGCTAATCGAGGTGAAAAGTATCTTGTGGATTGGGCGATAGCGGGAATATTTTTCATATCGTCAAACATCTTGGCGATATTCTCTTTAGATTTTGATCTGCCGACTACGGTACATCCTGCAATGGGAAATGCGTTTTATTTAGCCGCTCACGCTGCGATTTATAGTGGCATAAATAAATGTATTAACGGGCGCTCTACTTGGACATTGACGTTAGCTGTTTTTCTTATCCCCATTCCTCTACATCACATTCCTTTGGTTGCCGAATCAGTAGAAGTGAGAATATTGATATTTTACCCTATGATCTTTGCCCTTAACGCCTCTGCGTTAGTAGCGCTATGGCGAAGAAGAAACGACAAAGTAGGCAAGGCATATTGGCCATTAATGGTTGTGCTATCTCTTTTTATTGCTCAATTGATTATACGTGCAGTTCTAATGTTCGCTGAAAATGTTCGATTGGAATTTATTGGTAATCAATTTATGCAAACGTCAGGTAATCTCGCGATAATCGGTTTTATATTTTTATTAACCATTAGTTTTGCCATTATCGTTTTTTGGAAGAAAGAAGTGACTCTTCGAGAAGCCTCCGTGACAGATTATCTAACGAAATGGTTGAACCGCAGCGCACTGTCTAGCATTGCACAAAAAGAGTATTCACTGTCCCAGCGAACACGAAGAAACTTTGGATTTGTTATGTTTGATATCGACCACTTCAAACATGTAAATGACCAACACGGCCACGCCACAGGAGATCAAGTTCTAATAGAGATAAGCCGAGTAGCTAAAAGCCTAATGAGAAACTTTGACCACTGTTTCCGCTTGGGTGGCGAGGAATTCGCAATATTAGTAAGCGATACCAATACGAACGAATTGTATGCGATTGCTGAACGCATCCGTAAAACCGTTGAGCAAACAACGTTTACAACTTATAACGGCCCACTTTACATAACAGTGAGCATTGGTTTTGCTTTATCAACAGACGCCGATGAATCTTGGGAGTCATCCTTAGAAAGAGCCGATAAAGCCCTTTATCACTCGAAAGAAACCGGTAGAAATAAAACCTCTGGCGAGACACAAAGCGAAGACTTCTACTCACTTACGCTACAACATGTTCAATTGCCCTAG
- a CDS encoding MAPEG family protein: MIDLAYSVYTAFYLYLVMLLVQWMVATFSKAKQPNAIPGKIDENLSHDSFVFRAHRTFQNTLENSTLFVGTVLFAFVLNYQSPIFAVCVWMYLIARVMHMALYYAISTEKNPSPRTYFFLIGLLANVVMLVLVGLRLF, encoded by the coding sequence ATGATTGATCTGGCCTATTCGGTTTACACGGCATTTTATTTATATTTGGTGATGTTGTTAGTGCAGTGGATGGTTGCCACGTTTAGCAAAGCCAAGCAGCCTAATGCAATCCCTGGGAAGATAGATGAAAACTTATCCCACGATAGTTTTGTGTTCAGAGCGCATCGCACTTTTCAGAATACGTTAGAGAACAGTACCTTGTTTGTCGGCACGGTGCTGTTTGCCTTTGTTCTAAATTACCAAAGCCCAATATTTGCTGTTTGTGTGTGGATGTACCTTATCGCAAGAGTTATGCATATGGCGTTGTACTATGCCATTTCGACAGAGAAAAACCCGAGCCCGCGCACCTATTTCTTTTTGATTGGTCTGTTGGCGAACGTGGTGATGTTGGTCCTGGTCGGGCTAAGGTTGTTTTAA
- a CDS encoding BCCT family transporter, which produces MTDNTSTSPLNKIVFIGASSVIFALLLFALILPEFADQTFTQVQTLIVDNGSWFYVLTVASILIFVMYLAISRHSQIKLGPDHAEPDYSFSSWLSMLFAAGMGIGLMFFGVAEPLMHFLAPPTATPATIEAAREAMKMTFFHWGLHAWAIYAVVALILAYFSYRHNLPLTLRSALYPIIGDKIYGWRGNLVDIFAVISTIFGVATSLGIGVTQISSGLNYLFDFPMTTPYQIMLIVAITGLAIVSVVSGLDKGIRILSEFNMVLAIGLLLFILLVGPTVFLLQAMLQNTGAYLSDIVRNTFNLFAYDKKDWLGGWTIFYWGWWLAWAPFVGVFIARISKGRTIREFIIGVILIPSMFTLAWMTIFGNSAIELVLNQGSTELGKLATDNTPVALFLFLENFPWSNVISGVAVLMIVVFFVTSCDSGAMVVDMLCSNGNNDTPVWQRIYWAAGVGLVAAILSMAGGLNALQTMTIASALPFAIVLIIAMYGLVKALRVEEFKRESMTLHAPSVQHTSSTDSWKERLQVIVDFPNKTAVERFIQQRVKQAFTAVAEELGINQIDADITQTDEAIILTVKHGDDPEFIYGVYPTIHMLPEYSQSVEPDSLRSDDDSTYYRADVHLSEGGQNYDIMGWSKEAVINDIIDQYHRHLHFLHIAG; this is translated from the coding sequence TTGACCGACAACACCTCGACTAGCCCACTCAATAAAATCGTATTTATTGGCGCATCCAGCGTCATCTTTGCACTACTTCTTTTCGCTTTGATTTTGCCTGAGTTTGCCGATCAGACCTTTACTCAGGTTCAAACATTGATCGTTGATAATGGCAGTTGGTTTTATGTGTTGACGGTGGCGTCAATCTTAATATTTGTGATGTATTTGGCCATTTCTAGGCATAGTCAAATTAAGCTAGGGCCGGACCATGCAGAGCCAGATTATTCGTTTAGTTCATGGCTTTCAATGTTGTTTGCTGCGGGGATGGGCATCGGCTTGATGTTTTTCGGCGTTGCTGAGCCTTTGATGCACTTTTTAGCGCCACCAACGGCGACGCCGGCTACTATCGAAGCTGCTCGCGAAGCGATGAAAATGACTTTCTTTCATTGGGGGCTGCATGCTTGGGCCATATATGCGGTGGTGGCGTTAATATTGGCCTACTTCAGTTATCGTCATAATTTGCCATTGACCTTACGTTCGGCGTTATACCCTATTATCGGCGATAAAATTTATGGTTGGCGCGGTAATTTAGTCGATATTTTCGCTGTGATAAGCACTATTTTCGGTGTGGCTACGTCTTTAGGCATAGGTGTTACGCAGATCAGTTCGGGTCTAAATTATCTGTTTGATTTCCCCATGACGACACCTTACCAAATCATGTTGATTGTGGCGATTACTGGGTTGGCGATAGTTTCTGTTGTCAGTGGGCTGGATAAAGGCATTCGTATTTTATCTGAATTCAATATGGTACTGGCGATTGGCTTATTGCTGTTTATTTTATTAGTGGGTCCTACGGTATTTTTATTACAAGCCATGCTGCAAAACACTGGCGCTTATTTGTCAGATATAGTGCGTAACACGTTTAACCTTTTTGCTTATGACAAGAAGGATTGGTTAGGTGGATGGACTATCTTTTATTGGGGATGGTGGTTAGCTTGGGCCCCGTTTGTAGGGGTGTTTATTGCGCGTATCTCTAAAGGCCGCACCATACGTGAATTTATCATAGGCGTGATCTTAATCCCTTCTATGTTCACCTTGGCTTGGATGACCATATTCGGTAACAGTGCCATTGAATTAGTATTGAATCAGGGCAGTACCGAGTTGGGAAAATTAGCCACTGACAATACCCCAGTGGCGCTGTTTTTATTCTTAGAAAACTTCCCGTGGTCAAACGTGATATCTGGTGTGGCTGTGTTGATGATAGTGGTGTTTTTTGTCACGTCCTGTGATTCAGGGGCCATGGTGGTGGATATGCTCTGCTCGAACGGTAACAATGACACACCTGTTTGGCAGCGTATTTACTGGGCTGCTGGGGTCGGCTTGGTCGCGGCTATCTTATCGATGGCTGGCGGGTTAAATGCCTTGCAAACGATGACTATTGCCAGTGCGCTTCCGTTCGCCATCGTCCTTATTATCGCTATGTACGGTTTGGTGAAAGCCTTGCGCGTAGAAGAGTTTAAACGTGAAAGCATGACGTTGCATGCCCCCTCTGTGCAACATACAAGCAGTACTGATAGCTGGAAGGAGCGGCTACAGGTTATTGTTGATTTTCCTAATAAGACAGCGGTAGAACGATTTATACAGCAGCGCGTAAAGCAAGCGTTTACGGCAGTAGCAGAAGAGTTAGGTATTAATCAAATAGACGCCGATATTACGCAAACTGACGAGGCGATTATTTTAACGGTTAAACACGGAGACGACCCTGAATTTATTTACGGGGTATACCCTACCATTCATATGTTGCCTGAATACAGTCAGTCAGTAGAACCAGACTCATTGCGTTCTGATGATGACAGCACTTATTACCGGGCTGATGTGCACTTAAGTGAAGGCGGGCAAAACTACGATATTATGGGGTGGTCAAAAGAGGCTGTTATCAACGATATTATCGATCAGTATCACCGCCACTTACATTTTTTACACATAGCAGGCTAA
- a CDS encoding TrkH family potassium uptake protein, with translation MKPWDPNVKPYKLAKRQSKLHIQLSPPAVLFLGFILLIFVGAGLLMLPIASTAETPLIKALFTATSAVTVTGLVVLDTGSHFTTFGQVVIAGLIQAGGLGFMTFAVVAAISLGARLGLSQQILMKEALDQTSMEKVVQTAKFVLCYSFVIELVGFVLLTLVWLDEYGLRESAYQAFFYTLSAFNNAGFALRSDSLSAYSASVSVNMIITALFIIGGIGFAVLIDIKTNKRWCKLSVNTRIVLLATLTINLVAFFLIWLLEANNPATLGTLPVAEQALTAWFQAVTPRTAGFNTLPIENLTDASTTLTILLMFIGGGSLSTASGLKLGTFIVLIMTTYTFLRRRTQVTVLNRTIPQVQVLKALSLAIISIGMIFISIFILTAIENAPFLDIVFEVVSALSTVGLSRGLTGQLSDTGEIVIIFMMIVGRVGPLSFAYFIATPKPRKVQYADAEIQVG, from the coding sequence ATGAAGCCTTGGGATCCGAATGTTAAACCCTACAAGTTAGCAAAACGCCAATCAAAACTTCATATCCAGTTAAGCCCTCCTGCTGTACTTTTTCTAGGCTTTATTCTACTGATTTTTGTTGGTGCAGGGTTATTAATGCTACCCATAGCATCGACTGCTGAAACGCCCCTTATCAAAGCCCTTTTCACGGCGACGTCTGCTGTTACTGTAACAGGCTTGGTGGTGCTGGACACGGGGTCACACTTCACCACATTTGGCCAGGTAGTTATTGCCGGCTTGATACAGGCCGGTGGGCTGGGGTTTATGACATTTGCCGTCGTAGCTGCTATCAGTTTGGGCGCGCGCCTAGGCCTCAGTCAGCAGATATTGATGAAAGAAGCACTTGATCAAACCAGTATGGAAAAGGTCGTGCAAACGGCCAAATTTGTTTTGTGTTACTCGTTTGTGATTGAGCTGGTGGGCTTTGTATTATTAACCCTCGTTTGGCTTGATGAATACGGACTGAGAGAGTCAGCGTATCAAGCATTCTTTTACACTTTATCGGCCTTTAATAATGCGGGTTTCGCTTTACGGAGTGACAGTTTGTCGGCTTACTCGGCGAGCGTTTCCGTCAATATGATTATTACAGCCTTGTTTATTATTGGAGGTATCGGTTTCGCTGTATTGATTGATATCAAAACGAATAAACGCTGGTGCAAATTAAGTGTGAATACGCGTATCGTGTTGTTGGCCACACTAACCATCAACCTAGTTGCTTTTTTTCTAATTTGGTTACTAGAGGCAAATAATCCCGCCACTTTGGGCACATTGCCCGTGGCCGAACAAGCTTTAACGGCTTGGTTTCAAGCAGTAACACCTCGTACTGCGGGTTTTAATACCCTACCTATCGAAAATTTAACTGACGCGAGTACAACGTTAACTATATTACTGATGTTTATTGGGGGAGGATCTTTAAGTACGGCAAGTGGGTTAAAGCTGGGTACATTTATCGTATTGATTATGACAACTTATACTTTTTTACGTCGTCGTACGCAGGTGACTGTGCTTAATCGCACTATACCTCAGGTGCAGGTGCTTAAAGCGCTTTCGTTAGCGATCATTTCTATTGGTATGATCTTCATCAGCATATTTATTCTCACAGCTATTGAAAATGCTCCGTTTCTGGATATTGTGTTTGAGGTGGTTTCGGCACTCAGTACGGTAGGATTGTCTCGAGGTTTAACTGGTCAACTTAGCGACACTGGCGAAATTGTCATTATTTTTATGATGATAGTTGGGCGTGTAGGGCCATTAAGCTTTGCGTACTTTATCGCGACACCTAAGCCGCGCAAAGTGCAGTACGCAGATGCTGAAATTCAGGTAGGTTAA
- a CDS encoding potassium channel family protein, translating to MSQFAVIGLGRFGLAASIELMRLGNSVIGVDSDSKLVNTVSEQLTVAAIADATDESSLKELDIGSCDAVLVAIGESLEASILCVLLLKSLNVKEIWVKATTKPHHIILTKLGVSRIIHPEEEIGVRVAQSLNYPMMNQYMSIGNGLFIVEVEIKSHHPDMSVKKLLGKAGKDIEPMLVRRNSTIIKHLDGDFQLAVKDSLILSGSLTALKKIAPEFYAK from the coding sequence ATGAGTCAGTTTGCAGTAATTGGATTAGGCCGTTTTGGGTTGGCGGCGTCAATAGAGTTGATGCGTCTGGGGAATTCAGTTATCGGCGTCGATTCAGACTCTAAGTTGGTGAATACGGTATCTGAGCAATTGACGGTAGCGGCCATTGCTGATGCCACTGATGAAAGCTCTCTGAAAGAGTTAGATATCGGCTCCTGTGATGCGGTGCTGGTTGCTATAGGTGAGAGCCTCGAAGCTAGTATTTTATGTGTTCTATTACTTAAATCACTCAACGTAAAAGAGATTTGGGTAAAAGCGACGACTAAACCTCATCATATTATTTTGACTAAGTTGGGTGTGTCTCGGATTATTCACCCTGAAGAAGAAATTGGCGTGCGTGTCGCTCAGTCGCTTAATTACCCTATGATGAACCAGTACATGTCCATTGGTAATGGCTTGTTTATTGTTGAGGTTGAAATTAAATCACACCACCCAGATATGTCGGTTAAAAAGCTACTCGGCAAAGCAGGCAAAGACATTGAGCCTATGTTGGTGCGCCGCAATAGCACTATCATCAAACACTTAGATGGTGACTTTCAATTAGCCGTGAAAGATTCACTGATATTAAGTGGTTCTTTGACTGCGTTGAAAAAGATAGCGCCTGAGTTTTATGCTAAATGA
- a CDS encoding transposase, whose amino-acid sequence MTIKKQHFLLSASARTLSLRKIFQLTPDESFELFKEARWPQGKPVCPHCGCEHHYYLKTRKQWCCKDKDCGHTFSVTSGTIFSSHKLPLSVYLAALISLIGF is encoded by the coding sequence ATGACAATCAAAAAACAACATTTCCTGTTGTCTGCGTCAGCACGTACCCTCAGCCTTAGAAAGATATTCCAGTTAACGCCAGATGAATCCTTTGAACTATTCAAAGAAGCTCGCTGGCCTCAAGGTAAACCTGTCTGCCCTCATTGTGGTTGCGAACATCACTATTACCTTAAAACCCGCAAGCAGTGGTGCTGTAAAGATAAGGATTGCGGTCATACTTTTTCAGTCACCAGTGGGACGATCTTCTCTTCTCACAAATTACCGTTATCTGTGTACCTTGCTGCATTGATTTCCCTGATTGGCTTTTAG